A part of Streptomyces sp. NBC_01451 genomic DNA contains:
- a CDS encoding transglycosylase family protein, translated as MLFTGKGKHRRPSKATRVVAIAGVTGAAVAAPLLAAGSASAATSAEWDTVAQCESGGNWSINTGNGYYGGLQFSASTWAAYGGSAYASTADQASKSQQITIAEKVLAGQGKGAWPVCGTGLSSASYNGGASSGTGTSDNSSSSSSNSSSNSGETSTRSTDNQPASRSQDRPAAKKTVTTPTGKKVKKGDGEYKVVKGDSLSAIAEAHDVKGGWQKLFQLNKDIIDDADFIFPGQQLHLS; from the coding sequence ATGCTGTTTACCGGTAAGGGCAAGCACCGCCGTCCGTCCAAGGCCACCCGGGTCGTCGCCATCGCCGGTGTCACCGGTGCCGCGGTCGCCGCTCCGCTCCTCGCGGCCGGCTCCGCCTCCGCCGCCACCTCCGCCGAGTGGGACACGGTCGCCCAGTGCGAGTCCGGTGGCAACTGGTCCATCAACACCGGCAACGGCTACTACGGCGGCCTCCAGTTCTCCGCCTCGACCTGGGCCGCGTACGGCGGCTCGGCGTACGCCTCCACCGCCGACCAGGCCTCCAAGTCCCAGCAGATAACCATCGCCGAGAAGGTCCTCGCGGGCCAGGGCAAGGGTGCCTGGCCGGTCTGCGGCACGGGCCTGTCCAGCGCCTCCTACAACGGCGGCGCGAGCAGCGGCACCGGCACGAGCGACAACAGCTCGTCCAGCAGCTCGAACAGCTCCAGCAACTCCGGCGAGACCTCCACCCGCTCCACCGACAACCAGCCGGCCTCGCGTTCGCAGGACCGGCCGGCCGCGAAGAAGACCGTCACCACCCCGACCGGCAAGAAGGTCAAGAAGGGCGACGGCGAGTACAAGGTCGTCAAGGGCGACAGCCTGAGCGCGATCGCCGAGGCGCACGACGTCAAGGGCGGCTGGCAGAAGCTCTTCCAGCTGAACAAGGACATCATCGACGACGCCGACTTCATCTTCCCGGGCCAGCAGCTGCACCTCAGCTGA
- a CDS encoding transglycosylase family protein — protein MLSGNGRHRRPRQAPAALVAAGVAGSAIAIPLLGATGASAASGTTWDRVAECESGGSWSADAGNGHYGGLQLTQADWEKYGGLAYAGSADQASRSQQIAIGEKILADQGAGAWEACALLSGLGKDTASADVDTGVAGGGADDAADGTSGLGLASGSDSTPSSSTSASPTPSGSPSVDPSAPTDASGSSPSSVPSLGATTGPGDSAGSAISLSPSPSAPSPGAGGEAEGSVSPVGSATGEEGGKSGRSAGNQVGEVGAEASVGAETPAGTGRHRGQAEGSYAGSVGGVLWGVTDSLDLAGGQSGTPAGTESFLDADSGLVLPGQTLALGSEPGQN, from the coding sequence ATGCTCTCCGGGAACGGTCGTCACCGTCGCCCCCGTCAGGCCCCGGCCGCGCTCGTCGCGGCCGGTGTGGCAGGCTCCGCCATCGCGATCCCGCTGCTCGGTGCGACCGGCGCCAGCGCGGCCAGCGGTACCACCTGGGACCGGGTCGCGGAGTGCGAGAGCGGCGGCTCCTGGAGTGCCGACGCCGGCAACGGCCACTACGGCGGGCTCCAGTTGACCCAGGCGGACTGGGAGAAGTACGGCGGTCTCGCGTACGCCGGGAGCGCCGACCAGGCCAGCCGTTCGCAGCAGATCGCCATCGGCGAGAAGATACTCGCCGACCAGGGGGCGGGGGCCTGGGAGGCCTGCGCACTGCTGTCCGGGCTCGGCAAGGACACCGCCTCGGCCGACGTCGACACCGGCGTGGCCGGGGGTGGCGCCGACGATGCCGCGGACGGGACCTCGGGCCTGGGTCTGGCCTCGGGCTCGGACTCCACTCCCTCCTCCTCGACTTCGGCGTCACCCACCCCTTCGGGGTCGCCCTCTGTCGACCCCTCGGCCCCGACCGACGCCTCCGGCTCGTCGCCGTCCTCCGTGCCGTCCCTCGGGGCCACGACCGGCCCCGGCGACTCCGCCGGGTCGGCCATCTCCCTGTCGCCGTCCCCTTCCGCCCCGTCGCCGGGCGCGGGCGGCGAGGCGGAAGGGAGTGTTTCGCCCGTGGGCTCCGCAACGGGTGAAGAAGGGGGCAAATCCGGGCGCAGTGCGGGAAATCAGGTTGGTGAAGTCGGCGCCGAGGCGTCCGTCGGCGCCGAAACCCCCGCCGGTACCGGTCGTCACCGCGGCCAGGCCGAGGGCTCGTACGCCGGCAGTGTCGGGGGCGTCCTCTGGGGTGTCACCGACTCGCTCGATCTCGCGGGCGGACAGTCCGGGACCCCCGCCGGGACCGAGTCCTTCCTCGACGCGGACTCGGGCCTCGTCCTCCCCGGTCAGACCCTTGCGCTAGGTAGCGAACCCGGGCAAAACTAA
- a CDS encoding cytochrome P450 family protein — MTNQPLSTPPTPAPELFTWEFATDPYPAYAWLREHAPVHRTRLPSGVEAWLVTRYVDAKQALADPRLSKNPAHHDEPAHAKGKTGIPGERKAELMTHLLNIDPPDHTRLRRFVAKAFTPRRVAEFAPRVQELTDHLIDRFAANGSADLIHEFAFPLPIYAICDLLGVPREDQDDFRDWAGMMIRHGGGPRGGVARSVKKMRGYLAELIHRKREALTDVPEPGEDLISGLIRASDEGEHLTENEVAAMAFILLFAGFETTVNLIGNGVHALLTHPEQRARLQASLAVEDSSLLETGIEELLRYDGPVELATWRFATRPLSVGGQDIAAGDPVLVVLAAADRDPARFADPDTLDLARRDNQHLGYGHGIHYCLGAPLARLEGRSALATLLTRLPDLQLGADPAELRWRGGLIMRGLRTLPVEFTPVRGTGHAASKGS; from the coding sequence GTGACCAACCAGCCCCTCTCCACGCCTCCGACCCCCGCCCCCGAACTCTTCACCTGGGAGTTCGCGACGGACCCCTACCCCGCCTACGCCTGGCTCCGAGAGCACGCCCCCGTGCACCGGACGAGACTTCCCAGTGGCGTCGAGGCCTGGCTGGTCACCCGTTACGTCGACGCCAAGCAGGCCCTCGCCGACCCCCGGCTCTCCAAGAACCCGGCTCACCACGACGAGCCCGCGCACGCCAAGGGCAAGACCGGTATCCCCGGTGAGCGCAAGGCCGAGCTGATGACCCATCTGCTCAACATCGATCCGCCGGACCACACCAGGCTCCGTCGGTTCGTCGCCAAGGCGTTCACTCCGCGCCGTGTCGCCGAGTTCGCGCCCCGCGTCCAGGAACTCACCGATCACCTGATCGACCGGTTCGCGGCGAACGGCTCCGCCGATCTCATCCACGAGTTCGCCTTCCCGCTGCCCATCTACGCGATCTGCGACCTGCTGGGCGTACCCCGCGAGGACCAGGACGACTTCCGGGACTGGGCCGGGATGATGATCCGGCACGGGGGAGGGCCCCGGGGCGGGGTCGCCAGGTCCGTGAAGAAGATGCGGGGCTATCTCGCCGAGCTGATCCACCGCAAGCGCGAGGCGCTGACCGACGTGCCCGAACCCGGCGAGGACCTGATCTCCGGGCTCATCCGTGCCTCGGACGAGGGCGAGCACCTCACCGAGAACGAGGTCGCGGCCATGGCGTTCATCCTGCTCTTCGCCGGTTTTGAGACAACCGTGAATCTGATCGGCAACGGCGTCCACGCCCTCCTCACCCACCCCGAGCAGCGCGCCCGACTCCAGGCGTCCCTCGCCGTCGAGGACTCCTCCCTCCTCGAAACCGGCATCGAGGAACTCCTCCGCTACGACGGTCCCGTCGAGCTGGCCACCTGGCGCTTCGCCACCCGGCCGCTCAGCGTCGGCGGGCAGGACATCGCGGCCGGCGATCCCGTCCTCGTCGTCCTCGCCGCCGCCGACCGGGACCCGGCGCGGTTCGCCGACCCCGACACCCTCGACCTCGCCCGCCGGGACAACCAGCACCTCGGATACGGCCACGGCATCCACTACTGCCTCGGCGCCCCGCTTGCCCGTCTGGAGGGGCGCAGCGCGCTCGCCACCCTTCTCACCCGCCTCCCCGACCTGCAACTCGGCGCAGATCCAGCCGAGTTGAGGTGGCGGGGCGGACTCATCATGCGCGGACTGCGTACCCTGCCCGTCGAGTTCACGCCGGTTCGGGGAACCGGGCACGCGGCGTCGAAGGGGTCGTAG
- a CDS encoding nucleoside triphosphate pyrophosphohydrolase, which produces MNATSGFETAPETETDPGRVVLLTTSHRVAPGLLSWPAWQTLHAADRVLCADGAHPQLPYLREAGIAVEEASPTAEALIDACAGGRTSVVVTTGEGDPALTDGLARLAGSGRVRMPDLELLPASYDLPGARLLDLVQVMDRIRLECPWSSRQTHRGLAKYGIEEAYELVEAIEEGDRDELREELGDVLLQVVFHARIAEDGIEAGSAEDGEEGTAPFSIDDVAAGIVTKLIHRHPHVFGDETASTPEDVKEHWLRTKAVEKQRESVTEGIPLGQPALALAAKLASRVHTAALDVPLPQGEGIGYELLEMAVRAEREGVDPEAALRAAARAYRDAVRVREGVAGVSGAATGE; this is translated from the coding sequence GTGAACGCAACCAGCGGCTTCGAGACCGCTCCGGAGACGGAGACCGACCCCGGTCGTGTCGTCCTGCTCACCACCAGCCACCGCGTCGCCCCCGGCCTGCTGTCCTGGCCCGCCTGGCAGACCCTGCACGCGGCCGACCGGGTGCTGTGCGCGGACGGTGCGCATCCGCAGCTGCCGTATCTGCGGGAGGCCGGCATAGCGGTCGAGGAGGCCTCCCCGACCGCCGAGGCGCTGATCGACGCCTGCGCGGGAGGCCGGACGTCCGTGGTCGTCACGACCGGCGAGGGCGACCCGGCCCTCACGGACGGCCTGGCCCGCCTCGCCGGCTCCGGCCGCGTCCGGATGCCGGACCTCGAACTCCTCCCCGCCTCCTACGACCTCCCCGGCGCCCGCCTCCTCGACCTCGTCCAGGTCATGGACCGCATCCGCCTGGAGTGCCCCTGGTCCTCCCGCCAGACCCACAGAGGCCTGGCGAAGTACGGCATCGAGGAGGCGTACGAACTCGTCGAGGCGATCGAGGAGGGCGACCGGGACGAACTGCGCGAGGAACTCGGGGACGTCCTGCTCCAGGTCGTCTTCCACGCCCGCATCGCCGAGGACGGCATCGAGGCGGGCAGTGCGGAGGACGGCGAGGAGGGCACGGCCCCGTTCTCGATCGACGACGTGGCGGCCGGCATCGTCACCAAGCTGATCCACCGCCACCCGCACGTCTTCGGCGACGAGACGGCGTCCACCCCGGAGGACGTCAAGGAGCACTGGCTGCGCACCAAGGCGGTCGAGAAGCAGCGGGAGTCGGTGACGGAGGGCATCCCCCTCGGCCAGCCCGCCCTGGCGCTGGCGGCGAAACTGGCGTCGCGGGTGCACACGGCGGCCCTGGACGTCCCGCTGCCCCAGGGCGAGGGCATCGGATACGAGCTGCTGGAGATGGCGGTACGGGCGGAGCGCGAGGGCGTGGACCCGGAGGCTGCACTGCGGGCCGCCGCGCGGGCCTATCGGGACGCGGTGCGGGTGAGGGAAGGGGTGGCCGGGGTCTCCGGAGCGGCTACGGGCGAGTGA
- a CDS encoding SurA N-terminal domain-containing protein has translation MHRRRRTALFLSAAIVAAAPLLTACGNDAHPGAAAVVGGQRITVAQLESRVNEVRAAQRAATSDEAQYAQAVARTGSLTRDTLHTMVLDRVLNQAAKNAGVTVTRKDVQTLRASLEQQAGSAKALSDAWLQQYGVAPARLDDSLHTEIVAQKLAAALGADMNSPDGQATFWKAMSEASKTLDVDLNPRYGSWDVQKSSRVDAKTPWVREITAAQTAEETA, from the coding sequence TTGCACCGCCGTCGTCGCACCGCGCTGTTCCTGTCCGCCGCGATCGTCGCGGCGGCACCGCTCCTCACCGCCTGCGGAAACGACGCGCATCCCGGCGCGGCGGCCGTCGTCGGCGGGCAGCGGATCACGGTCGCGCAGCTGGAGAGCAGGGTGAACGAGGTGCGCGCGGCGCAGCGGGCGGCCACCTCGGACGAGGCCCAGTACGCGCAGGCCGTCGCCAGAACCGGCAGCCTCACCCGGGACACCCTGCACACGATGGTCCTCGACCGCGTCCTGAACCAGGCCGCGAAGAACGCGGGCGTGACCGTGACCCGCAAGGACGTCCAGACCCTGCGGGCCTCCCTGGAACAGCAGGCGGGCAGCGCGAAGGCCCTGTCGGACGCGTGGCTCCAGCAGTACGGCGTCGCCCCGGCACGCCTCGACGACAGCCTGCACACCGAGATCGTGGCCCAGAAACTGGCCGCCGCGCTCGGCGCCGACATGAACTCGCCGGACGGCCAGGCCACGTTCTGGAAGGCGATGTCCGAGGCCTCGAAGACCCTCGACGTCGACCTCAACCCGCGCTACGGCAGCTGGGACGTCCAGAAGAGCAGCCGCGTCGACGCGAAGACACCCTGGGTACGGGAGATCACGGCGGCGCAGACGGCCGAGGAGACGGCGTAA
- a CDS encoding glycoside hydrolase domain-containing protein, whose product MSSHRQSKKRRYVTWAVAGAAVVAGAGLAAQSSMAATTWPAQRTYTGRAFDTCTAPSLAAMKAWRTNNFYGAAAVYIGGKNRGCAQPNLTASWVKSVSAQGWKLIPLYVGAQPSCQTGSSPEKITAATAASLGAADAADAVTKASVLGMKAGSPVYLDMESYDITNKACNDAVLTYVRAFGKALQAKTYRTGYYGFTSSSAKAIAQATDRTNLPGNMWYALWDKQNTTTADWPFAATLWTNHSRAHQYMVNSKETRGGYTITVDRNAWDAPVAITG is encoded by the coding sequence GTGTCCAGTCACCGGCAGTCCAAGAAGCGCCGATACGTCACCTGGGCGGTGGCCGGCGCGGCCGTCGTCGCCGGGGCCGGACTCGCCGCGCAGTCGTCGATGGCCGCCACCACCTGGCCCGCCCAACGCACCTACACCGGCCGCGCGTTCGACACCTGCACCGCACCCTCCCTCGCCGCGATGAAGGCCTGGCGCACCAACAACTTCTACGGCGCCGCGGCCGTCTACATAGGCGGCAAGAACCGCGGCTGCGCCCAGCCCAACCTCACCGCGTCCTGGGTGAAGTCGGTCAGCGCCCAGGGCTGGAAACTCATCCCCCTGTACGTCGGCGCCCAGCCCTCCTGCCAGACCGGCTCCAGCCCCGAGAAGATCACCGCCGCCACCGCGGCCTCCCTCGGCGCGGCGGACGCGGCGGACGCGGTGACCAAGGCATCGGTGCTCGGCATGAAGGCCGGCAGCCCGGTCTACCTCGACATGGAGTCGTACGACATCACGAACAAGGCGTGCAACGACGCCGTACTGACGTACGTGCGTGCCTTCGGCAAGGCGCTCCAGGCCAAGACGTACCGCACCGGCTACTACGGCTTCACCAGCTCCAGCGCGAAGGCGATAGCCCAGGCCACCGACCGCACCAACCTGCCGGGCAACATGTGGTACGCGCTGTGGGACAAGCAGAACACCACCACCGCGGACTGGCCCTTCGCCGCCACGCTGTGGACCAACCACAGCCGGGCCCACCAGTACATGGTCAACAGCAAGGAGACGCGCGGCGGTTACACGATCACCGTGGACCGCAACGCGTGGGACGCACCGGTGGCGATCACCGGCTGA
- a CDS encoding protein kinase domain-containing protein: MSTLIGQGGMGQVWTAYDQRLDRRVAVKLLRPDKVAGQEADELRRRFVRECRVTAQVDHPGLVTVHDAGSEGEELFLVMQYVDGADLSDHLAEHDPYPWQWAVAVAAQLCAVLSAVHAVPIVHRDLKPRNVMVKQDGTVTVLDLGVASVMDTDTTRLTHTGSPIGSPAYMAPEQAMGGAVGPYTDLYALGVLLHELLSGDVPFSGSTALGVLHRHLYEPPLPVRRLRPEVPESLEALVLRLLAKDPQHRPASAQEVYEHLALLLPERGMPTGAPLDPTRPFLRPHAPWPDRARTPAPQPTAAPAAERPDVAGAVDEVKRLLGEGRITQAVDILGGILPAAAEQHGEHSPVVRTLRKQYAATLMDDGQYRRALPELRRLADERAAEAGQADPQALRFRYEAAQCLEQLGEPAAALAEYRALLPYYENQYVAGDPELALDVRRRIGHLLLALGDRTAARDTLARLLHDVDRLRGPGHPLAAEIRRTLEWLGQVRG; this comes from the coding sequence CTGTCCACGCTCATCGGACAGGGCGGTATGGGCCAGGTGTGGACGGCGTACGACCAGCGGCTCGACCGGCGCGTGGCCGTGAAGCTGCTGCGGCCGGACAAGGTCGCAGGCCAGGAGGCCGACGAACTGCGCCGCCGTTTCGTGCGTGAGTGCCGGGTGACCGCGCAGGTCGACCACCCCGGGCTCGTCACCGTGCACGACGCGGGCAGCGAGGGCGAGGAACTGTTCCTCGTCATGCAGTACGTCGACGGCGCCGACCTCTCCGACCACCTCGCCGAACACGACCCCTACCCCTGGCAGTGGGCCGTCGCGGTGGCCGCGCAACTGTGCGCCGTGCTGAGCGCCGTGCACGCCGTGCCGATCGTTCACCGCGACCTCAAGCCGCGCAACGTGATGGTGAAGCAGGACGGCACGGTCACCGTCCTCGACCTGGGCGTCGCCTCCGTCATGGACACGGACACCACCCGCCTCACCCACACCGGTTCACCCATCGGCTCGCCCGCCTACATGGCCCCCGAGCAGGCGATGGGCGGCGCGGTCGGCCCGTACACCGACCTGTACGCACTCGGCGTACTCCTCCACGAACTCCTCAGCGGGGACGTGCCGTTCTCGGGTTCGACGGCCCTCGGGGTGCTCCACCGGCACCTGTACGAACCGCCGCTGCCCGTGCGCCGGCTCAGACCCGAGGTGCCCGAGTCGCTGGAGGCGCTCGTCCTGCGGCTGCTCGCCAAGGACCCCCAGCACCGGCCCGCCTCCGCGCAGGAGGTGTACGAACACCTGGCGCTGCTCCTCCCGGAGCGCGGGATGCCCACCGGGGCGCCCCTCGACCCCACACGCCCCTTCCTGCGCCCGCACGCCCCCTGGCCGGACCGCGCCCGCACCCCCGCGCCCCAGCCGACGGCAGCCCCGGCGGCCGAGCGGCCCGACGTCGCCGGAGCCGTCGACGAGGTCAAACGCCTCCTCGGTGAGGGCCGGATCACCCAGGCCGTCGACATCCTGGGCGGGATCCTGCCCGCCGCCGCCGAACAGCACGGCGAGCACTCCCCGGTCGTCCGCACCCTCCGCAAGCAGTACGCGGCCACCCTCATGGACGACGGCCAGTACCGTCGCGCCCTGCCCGAACTCCGCCGCCTCGCCGACGAACGCGCCGCCGAGGCCGGCCAGGCCGACCCCCAGGCGCTGCGCTTCCGCTACGAGGCCGCCCAGTGCCTCGAACAGCTCGGCGAACCCGCGGCGGCCCTCGCCGAGTACCGCGCCCTGCTGCCGTACTACGAGAACCAGTACGTCGCCGGCGACCCGGAACTCGCCCTCGACGTCCGCCGCCGCATCGGCCACCTCCTCCTCGCCCTCGGCGACCGCACCGCCGCCCGCGACACCCTCGCCCGCCTCCTCCACGACGTGGACCGACTGCGCGGCCCCGGACACCCGCTGGCGGCCGAGATCCGACGGACCCTGGAGTGGCTGGGGCAGGTGCGCGGCTAG
- a CDS encoding N-6 DNA methylase, with the protein MQDNATEVTAAGIARLAGVGRAAVSNWRRRHADFPKPVGGTETSPAFALAEVESWLRHQGKLAEVPLRERVWQQLVGHPEGPATALVHAGCVLLLIHDRPTVWLELGAVSDERLAARLPASLEQVIAPRFGLAGKRGVHTSPAVRAVHTAPAARGVHSRTDVRGVHTPPGERDVPNVNGPGGVNNSATVNTPPGVHASPSAPGVHASPSASGVHASPPASGVHTTPTSPRVHSSPAVHSDSIADALAVAPADAPAAAPTPAPAPAVHTPTGPELLPSVPLLRGVAELAAELGARQAYEFLVGRHLDANPRQYTLTPAELARLMGDLAGPARTVLDPACGTGALLRAVPARGAREVERDDSERELYGQDSAPELAALTALRLALQGRNVVVRTAAGDALRADAYPGLRADAVLCHPPFNERNWGHDELAYDARWEYGFPARNESELAWVQHALARLRDGGTAVLLMPPAAASRRSGRRIRADLLRRGALRAVIALPVGAAPPYNIPLHLWVLRRPGKASAQPEVLLADTGTVAEHTGRDGLDWEAVRTAVLGAWRPFERAGTAVEQPGVARSVPVIELLDDDVDLAPARHLPPAAAGDGEHLSDVRDRLGETLRLTVDLTPPAPAGPTGEQPGRWPLITIGELARGGALVMRTGGNGGHARVPVLTDQDVLAGTAPSGTLPESDEAAVRVAAGDVVVPVLGGGSVARVVDDATAGAVLGRSLVLLRPDPAALDPWFLAGFLRGTANNRQASSYASTATRLDVRRLQLPRLSLDEQRRYGARFRALAEFEEALRQAGRLGGQLVRGMYDGLTDGTVAPD; encoded by the coding sequence GTGCAGGACAACGCCACGGAAGTGACCGCCGCCGGAATCGCACGGCTCGCGGGCGTCGGCCGCGCCGCCGTCAGCAACTGGCGCCGCCGTCACGCCGACTTCCCGAAGCCTGTCGGCGGTACCGAGACCAGCCCCGCCTTCGCGCTCGCCGAGGTCGAGTCCTGGCTCCGCCACCAGGGAAAACTCGCCGAAGTGCCCCTCCGTGAACGCGTCTGGCAGCAACTCGTCGGCCACCCCGAGGGCCCGGCCACCGCCCTCGTCCACGCGGGCTGCGTCCTGCTGCTCATCCACGACCGCCCGACCGTCTGGCTGGAACTCGGCGCGGTCTCCGACGAACGCCTCGCCGCCCGCCTCCCCGCCTCGCTGGAACAGGTGATCGCCCCGCGTTTCGGCCTCGCGGGGAAGCGCGGGGTTCACACCTCGCCGGCCGTGCGGGCAGTTCACACGGCGCCGGCCGCACGAGGGGTTCACAGCCGGACTGATGTTCGGGGGGTTCACACTCCGCCGGGTGAGCGCGACGTGCCGAATGTGAACGGGCCGGGCGGTGTGAACAACTCGGCCACTGTGAACACCCCGCCCGGCGTACACGCCTCCCCTTCCGCGCCCGGCGTACACGCCTCCCCTTCCGCGTCCGGCGTGCACGCCTCCCCTCCGGCATCCGGCGTTCACACCACCCCCACCTCGCCCCGCGTACACAGCTCGCCCGCCGTACACAGCGACAGCATCGCCGACGCCCTCGCGGTCGCGCCCGCCGACGCACCGGCAGCGGCACCAACACCCGCACCCGCACCCGCCGTACACACGCCCACCGGCCCCGAACTCCTTCCCTCCGTCCCCCTTCTCCGCGGTGTCGCCGAGCTCGCCGCCGAGCTGGGGGCGCGGCAGGCCTACGAGTTCCTGGTCGGGCGGCATCTCGACGCCAACCCGCGGCAGTACACGCTCACCCCGGCCGAGCTGGCCCGGCTCATGGGGGACCTCGCCGGCCCGGCGCGCACCGTCCTCGACCCGGCCTGCGGCACCGGTGCGCTGCTGCGCGCCGTTCCCGCGCGGGGTGCGCGGGAGGTCGAACGGGACGATTCCGAGCGGGAGTTGTACGGCCAGGACAGTGCCCCTGAGCTGGCCGCGCTCACCGCCCTCCGGCTCGCACTCCAGGGCCGGAACGTGGTCGTCCGCACGGCCGCCGGGGACGCGCTTCGCGCGGACGCCTATCCCGGGCTCAGGGCAGACGCCGTCCTCTGTCATCCGCCGTTCAACGAGCGCAACTGGGGGCACGACGAACTCGCGTACGACGCCCGCTGGGAGTACGGGTTCCCGGCCCGCAACGAGTCCGAGCTGGCCTGGGTGCAGCACGCGCTCGCCCGGCTCAGGGACGGCGGCACCGCCGTACTGCTGATGCCGCCGGCCGCCGCGTCCCGGCGTTCGGGGCGTCGCATCCGCGCCGATCTGCTGCGGCGCGGGGCGCTGCGCGCGGTGATCGCGCTGCCGGTCGGCGCGGCACCCCCGTACAACATCCCGTTGCACCTGTGGGTGTTGCGGCGGCCCGGCAAGGCGTCCGCGCAGCCCGAGGTGCTGCTCGCCGACACGGGGACCGTCGCCGAGCACACCGGGCGCGACGGGCTCGACTGGGAGGCCGTGCGCACCGCCGTTCTCGGCGCCTGGCGGCCCTTCGAGCGGGCCGGTACGGCGGTCGAGCAGCCGGGCGTCGCACGGTCCGTGCCCGTCATCGAACTCCTCGACGACGATGTCGACCTCGCCCCGGCCCGTCACCTCCCGCCCGCCGCCGCGGGCGACGGCGAGCACCTGAGCGACGTACGGGACCGGCTCGGCGAGACCCTGCGGCTGACCGTGGACCTCACCCCGCCCGCCCCCGCCGGGCCCACCGGGGAGCAGCCCGGGCGCTGGCCGCTCATCACCATCGGCGAACTCGCGCGCGGGGGCGCCCTGGTGATGCGTACGGGCGGAAACGGCGGCCACGCGCGCGTGCCCGTGCTCACCGACCAGGACGTCCTCGCCGGAACCGCTCCCTCCGGCACTCTGCCCGAGAGCGACGAGGCGGCCGTGCGGGTGGCGGCCGGGGACGTCGTCGTGCCGGTCCTCGGCGGCGGGTCCGTCGCGCGCGTGGTGGACGACGCGACCGCGGGGGCCGTTCTCGGCCGCAGTCTCGTTCTCCTGCGGCCCGATCCGGCCGCCCTCGACCCGTGGTTCCTCGCCGGCTTCCTGCGCGGTACCGCCAACAACCGGCAGGCCAGCAGCTACGCGTCCACCGCGACCCGGCTCGACGTCCGCCGACTGCAACTGCCCCGGCTGTCGCTGGACGAACAGCGGCGCTACGGAGCGCGGTTCAGGGCGCTCGCCGAGTTCGAGGAGGCCCTGCGGCAGGCGGGCCGGCTCGGCGGACAGCTCGTGCGGGGCATGTACGACGGGCTGACGGACGGGACCGTCGCACCCGACTGA
- a CDS encoding N-acetyltransferase, with product MELKVSSLAERPEMYRQVVEMPDTWPEVMLHDFTGNAHYDRIATELPEHVLFAEDERGEVVAHAYSVPFALAVEGRGGRSGGELPARGWDQVLVWAFQDLRAGTRPDTVSAISIVVSPHAQGAGLSGRMLAAMRDNAAAHGFREVVAPVRPSAKHLEPRTPISEYAYRVREDGLPHDPWLRVHARAGATIVAIAPASMCVAASLEEWRAWTGLPFDRDGEVEVPGALTPVRCDVGHGYAVYVEPNVWMRHTL from the coding sequence ATGGAGCTGAAGGTGTCGTCCCTCGCCGAGCGCCCCGAGATGTACCGGCAGGTCGTCGAAATGCCCGACACCTGGCCGGAGGTGATGCTGCACGACTTCACGGGCAACGCCCACTACGACCGGATCGCCACCGAACTCCCGGAACACGTCCTGTTCGCCGAGGACGAGCGGGGTGAGGTCGTCGCACACGCCTACAGCGTGCCCTTCGCGCTCGCCGTCGAGGGGCGGGGCGGCCGGAGCGGGGGCGAACTGCCCGCGCGTGGCTGGGACCAGGTCCTGGTGTGGGCGTTCCAGGACCTGCGCGCCGGTACCCGTCCGGACACGGTGAGCGCGATCTCGATCGTCGTCTCCCCGCACGCACAGGGCGCGGGACTGTCCGGACGCATGCTCGCGGCGATGCGGGACAACGCCGCCGCCCACGGATTCCGCGAGGTCGTCGCGCCGGTCCGGCCCAGTGCCAAGCACCTGGAACCACGGACACCGATCAGCGAGTACGCGTACCGGGTGCGCGAGGACGGGTTGCCCCACGACCCCTGGCTGCGTGTGCACGCCCGGGCCGGCGCCACGATCGTCGCCATCGCACCGGCGTCGATGTGCGTCGCGGCCTCGCTGGAGGAGTGGCGCGCCTGGACGGGCCTGCCCTTCGACCGCGACGGCGAGGTGGAGGTACCCGGGGCGCTGACACCGGTGCGGTGCGACGTGGGACACGGGTACGCGGTGTACGTGGAGCCCAACGTGTGGATGCGGCACACCTTGTGA